The Ictalurus punctatus breed USDA103 chromosome 9, Coco_2.0, whole genome shotgun sequence genome contains a region encoding:
- the LOC100304648 gene encoding NK-lysin type 1 precursor: MFWNLLVASFFIGSACAMHMEYLRVDSAEELLDGSLDSTDEDEDLAMSETQLLPGACWACQWAMKKVKKQLGNNPTVDIIKAQLKKVCNSIGFLRGLCKKMINKYLDTLVEELSTTDDPTTICGNLGICKSLSMLELFQAFPQHHKQI; encoded by the exons ATGTTCTGGAACCTCCTCGTTGCTTCTTTCTTCATAGGCTCAG CCTGTGCAATGCACATGGAATACCTGAGAGTTGACTCTGCTGAGGAACTCCTTGATGGGTCTTTG GATTCTACTGATGAGGATGAGGACTTGGCGATGTCTGAGACACAGCTACTCCCTGGTGCCTGTTGGGCGTGTCAGTGGGCCATGAAGAAAGTGAAAAAACAACTTGGCAATAATCCAACTGTG GACATTATTAAAGCACAATTGAAGAAAGTCTGCAATTCAATCGGATTCCTTCGAGGTCTCTGCAAGAAAATGATTAACAAGTACTTGGATACCTTGGTGGAGGAACTTTCTACCACAGATGATCCAACAACAATCTGTGGTAATCTTGGTATTTGCAA GTCATTGAGCATGCTGGAATTGTTCCAAGCTTTTCCACAACACCACAAGCAGATCTGA
- the LOC100305074 gene encoding NK-lysin type 3 precursor (The RefSeq protein has 2 substitutions compared to this genomic sequence), whose translation MLRNLLVASFLIGAAYAVHLEYLKVDSEELLDETWDEDLLMPEEQIPGLCWICKRLMKKVKKHLGNHENAEKIKEKLKRGCDKLPVVKDLCKKMVNKNIDFLVEELSTDDDPKAICAKAGLCKPVDMWELIQAFPQNYQKL comes from the exons ATGCTCCGAAACCTCCTCGTTGCTTCTTTCCTCATAGGCGCAG CCTATGCAGTGCACCTGGAATACCTGAAAGTTGATTCTGAGGAACTCCTTGATGAGACTTGG GATGAGGATTTGCTGATGCCCGAGGAACAGATCCctggtgtgtgtgggatttGTAAGCGGCTCATGAAGAAAGTGAAAAAACATCTTGGTAATCATGAAAATGCG GAAAAgattaaagaaaaactgaagaGAGGCTGTGACAAACTCCCAGTAGTGAAGGATTTGTGTAAGAAAATGGTTAATAAGAACATTGATTTCTTGGTGGAGGAACTTTCTACTGATGATGATCCGAAAGCAATCTGTGCTAAAGCTGGCCTTTGCAA GCCAGTGGACATGTGGGAATTGATCCAAGCTTTTCCACAAAACTACCAGAAGCTCTGA